The following proteins are co-located in the Labrys monachus genome:
- a CDS encoding response regulator transcription factor — MTASESTAARATDLTILIADDHWVVRESLRQVATSLQADVRTVEAATFQEALQMLESNPDINLLLFDLVMPGFSEFDGLRVIRRKHPAVPVVIVSIHEDPDYVLRAIQHGVIGYIPKSANADEIKRALELVVAGGVSFPREIIARARPDDTHADARPIAGADARLSSLTPRESRILGLLGRGSSVLDIAEALDISRQTVRVHLGNAMKKLDVSTRESAIRFAVENETALDAQAASSDSDGTARRGASRTPASRS; from the coding sequence ATGACTGCCTCCGAATCGACCGCTGCAAGGGCCACCGACCTGACGATCCTCATCGCCGACGACCACTGGGTCGTGCGGGAATCGCTCAGGCAGGTTGCCACGAGCCTCCAAGCCGACGTCCGCACCGTCGAGGCAGCGACGTTTCAGGAAGCGCTGCAGATGCTCGAGAGCAATCCGGACATCAATCTGCTTCTGTTCGACCTGGTCATGCCCGGGTTCAGCGAGTTCGACGGGCTGCGCGTCATCCGCCGGAAGCATCCCGCCGTGCCTGTCGTCATCGTCTCGATCCATGAGGATCCCGACTATGTCCTGCGCGCCATCCAGCACGGCGTGATCGGCTACATCCCGAAATCGGCGAATGCCGACGAGATCAAGCGGGCCCTCGAACTGGTCGTCGCCGGCGGCGTTTCCTTCCCGCGCGAGATCATCGCCCGCGCCAGGCCGGACGACACCCATGCGGACGCCAGGCCGATAGCCGGCGCAGACGCGCGGCTCTCGTCCCTGACGCCGCGCGAGAGCCGAATCCTCGGCCTGCTCGGGCGTGGAAGTTCGGTTCTCGATATAGCTGAAGCGCTTGACATCAGCCGCCAGACCGTCCGCGTACATCTGGGCAATGCCATGAAAAAGCTTGACGTCAGCACTAGAGAAAGCGCTATTCGATTTGCGGTCGAAAATGAGACGGCGTTGGACGCACAGGCGGCGAGCAGTGATTCCGATGGAACAGCCCGGCGAGGAGCAAGCAGGACCCCAGCATCTCGCTCATGA
- a CDS encoding ABC transporter substrate-binding protein, whose product MNNPDQAAADQAAADRGGVTRRMAFKVAAGAAVAGIAAPAIAQGMKDKILIGVPSSLSTPYGVADDTDHLNGTKLAIEEINAAGGVLGRELDIFVPDVDKLSPESCRQAIAACIDKKVLAISNSFLFAPIPALDESAKYKCPYLQGNTQRQATEAYKANPDKYSHVLQTDPSEVNYGWTYPVWLKKMEETGVWKPKNKRVHIVSEQVGYNQTILRAAKEALAKHGFEPPILTDIQYPVNDWSPVIQKLKEADAGAIMINHWVASEFAAFCKQFVADPVPGALVYLQYGPSQPEFLELGGSATEGFCWSTVLGVYGDQRGQDFRKKYTARYPEFAGNMGLVYTGNGYDIVQYLKLAWEATKAPEDFAANVKWIRNNPYRGVCGLMNMNNAYQEAVHYPDNGFGNQATELEKGMSQLFVQVQDGHHKIIWPNEIAESTLKAAPWWA is encoded by the coding sequence ATGAACAATCCAGACCAAGCCGCCGCAGATCAAGCCGCCGCAGACCGGGGCGGCGTCACGCGGCGCATGGCGTTCAAGGTTGCAGCCGGGGCGGCCGTGGCCGGCATCGCGGCGCCCGCGATCGCCCAGGGCATGAAGGACAAGATCCTGATCGGGGTGCCGTCCTCGCTCTCCACGCCCTACGGCGTCGCCGACGATACCGATCATCTCAACGGCACGAAGCTGGCCATCGAAGAGATCAACGCGGCGGGCGGCGTTCTCGGACGCGAGCTCGACATCTTCGTTCCCGATGTCGACAAGCTCTCCCCGGAGAGCTGCAGGCAGGCGATCGCAGCCTGCATCGACAAGAAGGTCCTGGCGATCTCGAACTCGTTCCTGTTCGCGCCCATCCCGGCGCTCGACGAGTCCGCCAAGTACAAGTGCCCCTATCTGCAGGGAAACACCCAGCGTCAGGCGACGGAGGCCTACAAGGCCAACCCCGACAAATACAGCCATGTCCTGCAGACCGACCCTTCCGAGGTGAACTATGGCTGGACCTATCCCGTCTGGCTCAAGAAGATGGAGGAAACCGGTGTCTGGAAGCCGAAGAACAAGCGGGTCCACATCGTCTCCGAGCAGGTCGGCTACAATCAGACCATCCTCCGGGCGGCCAAGGAAGCACTCGCCAAGCACGGTTTCGAGCCACCCATCCTCACCGACATCCAATATCCGGTGAACGACTGGAGCCCGGTCATCCAGAAGCTCAAGGAAGCGGATGCCGGCGCGATCATGATCAATCACTGGGTCGCGTCGGAATTCGCGGCCTTCTGCAAGCAATTCGTCGCCGATCCGGTTCCGGGCGCGCTGGTCTACCTGCAATACGGCCCGTCGCAGCCGGAATTCCTCGAACTGGGCGGCAGCGCGACGGAGGGCTTCTGCTGGAGCACCGTCCTCGGCGTCTACGGGGACCAGCGCGGACAGGACTTCCGCAAGAAGTACACCGCCAGATATCCGGAGTTCGCCGGGAATATGGGCCTCGTCTATACCGGCAACGGCTATGACATCGTCCAATATCTCAAGCTCGCCTGGGAGGCCACCAAGGCGCCCGAGGATTTTGCCGCCAACGTCAAGTGGATCCGCAACAATCCCTATCGCGGCGTCTGCGGCCTCATGAACATGAACAACGCCTATCAGGAGGCAGTGCACTATCCCGACAACGGCTTCGGCAATCAGGCCACCGAACTCGAAAAGGGGATGAGCCAGCTCTTCGTGCAGGTCCAGGACGGCCACCACAAGATCATCTGGCCGAACGAGATTGCGGAATCGACCCTCAAGGCGGCCCCCTGGTGGGCCTGA
- a CDS encoding ABC transporter ATP-binding protein yields the protein MAEPLFDCRNLALDLGGREVLRNIGFSLRPGEVLGIIGPNGAGKTSLLEILSGRYRPKTGTVRFKGRDVTGLPLFERARLGLGRTYQTPIICEDLTVGETFKAARQAYRPYLTRFDAEYGAALVNFVAPYDTPNTRLKTFERRKLLMANLLMRKPELLLMDEPAAGLINAEIDQIDQILRMLSKEMNVAVVIVEHRMELLASIADRVIVMDAGDIIAEGPMQDVINSPAVRAAYFEAH from the coding sequence ATGGCGGAGCCGCTCTTCGACTGCCGGAATCTCGCGCTCGACCTCGGCGGGCGTGAGGTTCTGCGCAACATCGGTTTCTCCCTCCGGCCCGGCGAGGTCCTGGGCATCATCGGGCCGAACGGGGCCGGCAAGACGAGCCTGCTCGAGATCCTGTCGGGGCGCTACCGGCCCAAGACCGGCACCGTCCGGTTCAAGGGGCGCGACGTCACCGGGCTCCCGCTCTTCGAGCGCGCGCGCCTCGGGCTGGGGCGGACCTACCAGACACCGATCATCTGCGAGGACCTGACGGTGGGGGAGACGTTCAAGGCCGCCCGGCAGGCCTATCGGCCCTATCTCACCCGCTTCGATGCGGAATACGGCGCGGCGCTGGTGAATTTCGTCGCCCCCTACGACACGCCGAACACCCGGCTCAAGACATTCGAACGGCGCAAGCTGCTGATGGCCAACCTCCTGATGCGCAAGCCCGAGCTGTTGCTGATGGACGAGCCCGCCGCCGGCCTCATCAACGCCGAGATCGACCAGATCGACCAGATCCTGCGCATGCTCTCCAAGGAGATGAATGTCGCGGTCGTCATCGTCGAGCACCGCATGGAACTGCTCGCCTCCATCGCCGACCGGGTGATCGTGATGGATGCGGGCGACATCATCGCGGAAGGGCCGATGCAGGACGTCATCAACAGCCCGGCCGTTCGTGCCGCGTATTTCGAGGCGCATTGA
- a CDS encoding ABC transporter ATP-binding protein, with translation MSDILVIDGLSAGYGPLRVIHDLDLVIRSGERVGIVGLNGHGKTTLLYAIAGLTGWQRGSILLNGEEIGRTRSQGAGRYTHQIVRKGLAIMPQGDEIFNGLTVEEHLDSGAFTREAWRDRKARKERVLDLFPPLRKLTRTAVGRLSGGERRMVSIGRGLMTDAKLYLVDEPSLGLAPKIGQSVMEALLALDLKDSAMFIAEQNVALLEGRVDRVIGMHAGKLKGEASSSFNLTKA, from the coding sequence ATGTCCGACATTCTGGTGATCGACGGCCTCTCAGCCGGCTACGGACCGCTGCGCGTCATCCATGATCTCGACCTCGTCATCCGGTCGGGCGAGCGGGTCGGCATCGTCGGGCTGAACGGCCATGGCAAGACCACGCTGCTCTATGCCATCGCCGGCCTCACGGGGTGGCAGCGGGGATCGATCCTCCTGAACGGCGAGGAGATCGGCCGCACACGCAGCCAGGGGGCGGGGCGCTATACCCACCAGATCGTCCGCAAGGGCCTGGCGATCATGCCGCAGGGCGACGAGATCTTCAACGGATTGACGGTCGAGGAACATCTGGACAGCGGCGCCTTCACCCGCGAGGCCTGGCGCGACCGCAAGGCCCGCAAGGAACGCGTCCTCGATCTGTTCCCGCCCCTCCGGAAGCTGACGAGGACGGCGGTGGGGCGGCTGTCCGGCGGCGAGCGGCGCATGGTGTCGATCGGGCGCGGCCTGATGACGGATGCAAAGCTCTATCTCGTCGATGAGCCGTCGCTCGGGCTGGCGCCCAAGATCGGCCAGAGCGTGATGGAAGCCCTGCTCGCGCTCGACCTCAAGGACAGCGCCATGTTCATCGCCGAACAGAACGTCGCCCTGCTCGAAGGGCGCGTGGACCGCGTCATCGGCATGCATGCCGGCAAGCTCAAGGGGGAGGCGTCCTCCTCCTTCAATCTCACCAAGGCATGA
- a CDS encoding branched-chain amino acid ABC transporter permease, translated as MELTFVLINAVVVACIYGLIAVAVSITWSSLGLINLGYGFIFSFAGYGAYVVALYLTRMPVLVAAAGILTGALGGILMCLLVFIPLHDKPNFTTRGMIGTLAISLMGSQALLLQFGPRAKSLPELFGSKSIHIGATVLTADKIGIVVCSVAMLSFVVAWMKGSRRGLEIRAMMMNPHAASIVGIGIRKTGLYVMAVTGAMGGLAAVLLSQTYYVSPFSGLTPLIKGVSIALCGGLGSVQGAVIAAAILGLTEAVTSRYLGGQYVLITQFLVIICILIIRPRGISGLLDKGREQ; from the coding sequence ATGGAACTGACGTTCGTTCTCATCAATGCCGTCGTGGTCGCGTGCATATACGGGCTGATCGCCGTCGCCGTGTCGATCACCTGGTCGAGCCTCGGCCTGATCAATCTCGGATACGGCTTCATCTTCTCCTTCGCCGGCTACGGCGCCTATGTCGTCGCGCTCTATCTCACCAGGATGCCTGTCCTCGTGGCGGCCGCCGGCATCCTCACCGGCGCCCTCGGCGGCATCCTGATGTGCCTCCTCGTCTTCATCCCCCTGCACGATAAGCCGAATTTCACCACCCGCGGCATGATCGGCACGCTCGCCATCAGCCTGATGGGCTCCCAGGCCCTGCTGCTGCAGTTCGGCCCGCGTGCGAAGTCGCTGCCGGAACTCTTCGGCTCGAAGAGCATCCATATCGGCGCAACGGTGCTCACCGCCGACAAGATCGGCATCGTCGTGTGCTCCGTCGCCATGCTCTCCTTCGTCGTCGCCTGGATGAAGGGCAGCCGCCGCGGCCTGGAGATACGGGCGATGATGATGAATCCGCATGCCGCCTCGATCGTCGGCATCGGCATCCGCAAGACCGGCCTCTATGTCATGGCGGTGACCGGCGCCATGGGGGGGCTTGCCGCCGTGCTGCTCTCGCAGACCTACTACGTTTCCCCCTTCAGCGGGCTCACGCCTCTGATCAAGGGGGTCTCGATCGCGCTCTGCGGCGGTCTCGGCAGCGTCCAGGGCGCGGTGATCGCCGCCGCCATCCTCGGGCTCACCGAGGCCGTGACCTCGCGCTATCTCGGCGGCCAATACGTCCTGATCACCCAGTTCCTCGTCATCATCTGCATTCTGATCATCCGGCCCCGCGGCATTTCGGGCCTGCTCGACAAGGGGCGCGAACAGTGA
- a CDS encoding branched-chain amino acid ABC transporter permease — protein sequence MSDAFKKEPLTWHNPLSAWGTAEGLDEVPSVTVPDPREAWDANTRYKVKTHKVGRLKHYVVWPHHGEKLWSRWRWWPTRRNVLHIHGLYNRKTLAAEKKIDDRRPIYWMICLLLLALGPFLFPESMQNTLLSAGAIFGIFAAINVCWTLILGTASIFSLATYAVVGVAAFITTWLSIRLGLPWYLLPPIGTALGFVMGALIAVPALRLDGFYYALLTLGLNELCRVFFTTSKLFGSASGGLYGADSYIPDWLSPMGQSWLGYYGAFALLLAALFLFRFINGKRLGRILRMAPEKREAFAQACGVDYRRARVQIFLITSAAFGFIGGFYAAQYRGVAFSIFGFDTVLLGLAMLTIGGIGKAEGAILGTLVVTFLDKVLIDLGPLRHFLIGLIMLGVVLFLNKGYFGIKKQFDAWRDKKRGEWRSLRSEKGGEALPEEATEIDDKDELFFRRFDKVQRDHLKKMICPEIIEEHRRRPLGQHSEALERVLYYFRRSPMEDKYALHHIAATDRYRIIAFSGKRGVSPRVVEDREYVTIEDAYHGIFMRRIHDLMES from the coding sequence GTGAGCGACGCATTCAAGAAAGAACCCCTGACCTGGCACAACCCGCTGTCGGCCTGGGGCACGGCCGAGGGGCTCGACGAAGTCCCATCCGTCACCGTGCCGGATCCGCGCGAGGCTTGGGATGCCAATACGCGCTACAAGGTCAAGACCCACAAGGTCGGCCGGCTCAAGCACTACGTCGTCTGGCCCCATCACGGCGAGAAGCTGTGGTCGCGCTGGCGCTGGTGGCCGACGCGGCGCAATGTCCTGCACATTCACGGCCTCTACAACCGCAAGACGCTCGCGGCAGAGAAGAAGATCGACGATCGCCGGCCCATCTACTGGATGATCTGCCTGCTTCTCCTGGCGCTCGGTCCGTTCCTCTTCCCCGAAAGCATGCAGAACACCCTGCTTTCCGCCGGGGCGATCTTCGGCATCTTCGCGGCCATCAATGTGTGTTGGACGCTGATCCTCGGCACCGCCAGCATCTTCTCCCTCGCCACCTACGCCGTGGTCGGGGTCGCGGCCTTCATCACCACCTGGCTTTCCATCCGGCTCGGATTGCCCTGGTACCTGCTGCCGCCGATCGGCACGGCGCTCGGCTTCGTCATGGGGGCGCTCATCGCCGTTCCGGCGCTGCGCCTCGACGGTTTCTATTATGCCCTGCTCACCCTGGGGCTCAACGAACTCTGCCGCGTCTTCTTCACCACCTCCAAGCTTTTCGGCTCGGCGTCCGGCGGGCTCTACGGCGCCGACTCCTACATCCCCGACTGGCTGTCCCCGATGGGGCAGTCCTGGCTCGGCTATTACGGGGCTTTCGCCCTGCTGCTGGCCGCGCTCTTCCTCTTCCGCTTCATCAACGGCAAGCGGCTCGGGCGCATCCTGCGCATGGCGCCCGAGAAGCGCGAGGCCTTCGCCCAGGCCTGCGGCGTCGACTACCGGCGCGCCCGCGTGCAGATCTTCCTGATCACCTCGGCGGCGTTCGGCTTCATCGGCGGGTTCTACGCGGCGCAATATCGCGGCGTCGCCTTCTCGATCTTCGGCTTCGACACCGTGCTGCTCGGCCTGGCGATGCTGACCATCGGCGGCATCGGCAAGGCCGAAGGGGCGATTCTCGGAACGCTCGTCGTCACCTTCCTCGACAAGGTTCTCATCGATCTCGGCCCGCTGCGCCACTTCCTCATCGGCCTCATCATGCTGGGCGTCGTGCTCTTCCTCAACAAGGGCTATTTCGGCATCAAGAAGCAGTTCGACGCCTGGCGCGACAAGAAGCGCGGCGAGTGGCGCTCGCTGCGCTCGGAGAAGGGCGGCGAGGCGCTCCCGGAGGAGGCGACCGAGATCGACGACAAGGACGAGTTGTTCTTCCGCCGCTTCGACAAGGTGCAGCGCGACCATCTGAAGAAAATGATCTGCCCGGAGATCATCGAGGAGCATCGCCGCCGGCCGCTCGGCCAGCACAGCGAGGCGCTCGAACGGGTGCTCTATTATTTCAGGCGCTCGCCGATGGAGGACAAATATGCGCTTCACCACATCGCGGCGACGGACCGCTACCGCATCATCGCCTTCTCCGGCAAGCGAGGCGTGTCCCCCCGCGTGGTGGAGGACAGGGAATATGTCACGATCGAGGACGCCTATCACGGCATCTTCATGCGCCGCATCCACGACCTCATGGAGTCGTGA
- a CDS encoding N,N-dimethylformamidase beta subunit family domain-containing protein — MAEQKLFGYANKITVKPGETITLHVNADGADFADAHLVRLVHGDGHKDGPGFVEREISHPDNGRWAVKKQFTQLGNFLSVDDPRQTLKMEGSLTMFAYVWPTMPKKGKRQTIMGRWDTLTNEGFALGINPQGYLEFWVGDGKNVDYVTAELPLIKMVWYFVAVSFDVTTRTATLYQEGVLNRYNSLIGTVVPYEFASHVRTTFRFVQHNRPDTPFVIGGARDRHELRGPFINDLYSGKIDRPGLCSRVLTRGELDACRGGAAAPSDALVAFWDTSAGYSENGIGNRVVDTGPNGLHAVGVNHPVRGMTGWNWKGKNDCFRLAPEEFGGIEFHADAVTDCRWDVTRTMTIPLDLASGIYAVRLRIGAGTGLGEDYIVFVVRPAKPSAKLCFLVPTASYLAYGNETLSFDAQIIQPMTGQPPVVTDIDIETYEHGEFGFSTYNNFEDGAGVCFSSYKRPVINMRPKYRMSSMNITWQFPADLSIVAWIDHCGYECDFITDEDLHRDGLEAISAYNCVLTGTHPEYVSERMLDAQEDFVAQGGRLVYMGGNGYYWCVGFTPDDPACMEVRKLDSGMRAWAAKSGEHYLQSTGEKSGLWRNRGRAPQKLLGVGMISEGFETCAPYRKMPDAYHRTVAWITEGIDGEIIGDAGLAYGAAAGIEIDRYDLSLGTPPHTKIIASSGGHSDNYVLVTEEILYAYAGMVGSIDYRIRADMTYFTSKGDGAVFSTGSIAFGQSLPAHGFRNNASRLLRNVVDAFIKDGPLPGKRWTLEEKLWR; from the coding sequence ATGGCTGAACAGAAACTGTTCGGATACGCGAACAAGATAACCGTCAAACCGGGCGAAACGATCACCCTGCACGTCAACGCGGACGGAGCCGATTTCGCCGACGCCCATCTGGTCCGCCTCGTCCATGGCGACGGCCACAAGGACGGGCCGGGCTTTGTCGAGCGCGAGATCTCCCATCCCGACAACGGGCGCTGGGCCGTGAAGAAGCAGTTCACCCAGCTGGGCAATTTCCTGTCGGTCGACGACCCCCGGCAAACCCTGAAGATGGAGGGGTCGCTGACCATGTTCGCCTATGTCTGGCCGACGATGCCGAAGAAGGGCAAGCGCCAGACGATCATGGGCCGCTGGGACACGCTCACCAATGAGGGCTTCGCCCTCGGCATCAATCCGCAGGGCTATCTCGAATTCTGGGTGGGCGACGGCAAGAACGTCGACTACGTCACGGCCGAATTGCCGCTGATCAAGATGGTCTGGTACTTCGTGGCGGTATCCTTCGACGTGACCACCAGGACGGCGACGCTCTACCAGGAGGGCGTGCTCAACCGCTATAATTCCCTGATCGGCACGGTGGTGCCCTACGAGTTCGCCTCGCATGTCCGCACGACCTTCCGTTTCGTGCAGCACAACAGGCCCGATACCCCCTTCGTCATAGGGGGCGCGCGCGACCGCCACGAATTACGCGGACCGTTCATCAACGACCTGTATTCCGGCAAGATCGATCGGCCGGGCTTGTGCAGCCGCGTGCTGACGCGCGGGGAACTCGATGCCTGCCGCGGCGGAGCCGCGGCCCCGTCCGATGCCCTGGTGGCCTTCTGGGACACCTCGGCCGGCTATTCGGAGAACGGCATCGGCAACAGGGTGGTCGACACCGGTCCTAACGGGCTTCACGCCGTGGGCGTCAACCATCCGGTGCGCGGCATGACCGGGTGGAACTGGAAGGGCAAGAACGATTGCTTCCGGCTCGCGCCCGAGGAATTCGGCGGCATCGAATTCCATGCGGACGCGGTCACCGACTGCCGATGGGACGTTACCCGCACGATGACGATCCCGCTGGATCTGGCGAGCGGCATCTATGCCGTCCGCCTGCGCATCGGTGCGGGAACGGGGCTCGGCGAGGACTATATCGTCTTCGTCGTGCGGCCCGCCAAGCCCTCGGCCAAGCTGTGCTTCCTGGTGCCGACGGCGAGCTATCTCGCCTATGGCAACGAGACGCTCAGTTTCGACGCGCAGATCATCCAGCCGATGACGGGGCAGCCGCCGGTCGTCACCGACATCGACATCGAGACCTACGAACACGGCGAATTCGGCTTCTCCACCTACAATAATTTCGAGGACGGTGCAGGTGTCTGCTTCAGTTCCTACAAGCGGCCCGTGATCAACATGCGTCCCAAATACCGCATGTCGAGCATGAACATCACCTGGCAGTTCCCCGCCGATCTCTCGATCGTCGCCTGGATCGATCACTGCGGCTATGAGTGCGACTTCATCACCGACGAGGATCTGCATCGCGACGGCCTGGAGGCGATCAGCGCCTACAACTGCGTGCTGACCGGCACCCATCCCGAATATGTGTCGGAGCGCATGCTCGACGCCCAGGAGGATTTCGTCGCGCAGGGAGGGCGCCTCGTCTACATGGGCGGCAACGGCTATTATTGGTGCGTCGGCTTCACCCCGGACGACCCGGCCTGCATGGAGGTCCGCAAGCTCGATTCGGGGATGCGGGCCTGGGCGGCGAAATCAGGCGAGCATTATCTGCAGTCCACCGGCGAGAAGAGCGGGCTGTGGCGCAATCGCGGGCGCGCGCCGCAGAAGCTCCTGGGCGTCGGGATGATTTCGGAGGGCTTCGAGACCTGCGCGCCCTACCGCAAGATGCCGGATGCGTATCATCGCACCGTCGCCTGGATCACCGAAGGAATCGACGGCGAGATCATCGGCGATGCGGGCCTCGCTTACGGCGCCGCCGCCGGCATCGAGATCGACCGCTACGATCTCAGTCTCGGCACGCCGCCGCACACGAAGATCATCGCATCCTCCGGCGGACATTCGGACAATTACGTGCTGGTCACCGAGGAGATCCTCTATGCCTATGCGGGAATGGTGGGATCGATCGACTACCGTATCCGGGCCGATATGACCTACTTCACCAGCAAGGGCGATGGTGCGGTGTTTTCGACGGGCTCCATCGCCTTCGGCCAGTCCCTGCCTGCCCACGGCTTCCGGAACAATGCTTCCAGGCTGCTCCGGAACGTGGTCGACGCCTTCATCAAGGATGGCCCGCTGCCCGGCAAGCGGTGGACCCTCGAAGAGAAGCTCTGGCGGTAG
- a CDS encoding VOC family protein, with the protein MLGSKIAIATLAVKDLAAARRFYEDAVGLETAFVHEPGAIAYKTGDSTLFVYESANAGTNDATAVTWIVGDDMEAVVRSLKDKGVAFEHYDMPGLTVEGDIHVAGDLKLAWFKDPDGNIHGLASG; encoded by the coding sequence ATGCTGGGCAGCAAGATCGCCATCGCCACCCTCGCGGTGAAGGACCTCGCGGCGGCCCGGCGCTTCTACGAGGACGCCGTCGGCCTCGAAACGGCCTTCGTGCACGAGCCCGGTGCCATCGCCTACAAGACCGGCGATTCCACGTTGTTCGTCTATGAATCCGCCAATGCCGGCACCAACGACGCCACCGCCGTGACCTGGATCGTCGGCGACGACATGGAGGCGGTGGTCCGCTCGCTCAAGGACAAGGGCGTCGCCTTCGAGCATTACGACATGCCCGGCCTGACGGTGGAGGGCGACATCCACGTCGCCGGCGACCTCAAGCTGGCCTGGTTCAAGGACCCCGACGGCAACATCCACGGCCTCGCCAGCGGCTGA
- a CDS encoding extracellular solute-binding protein — protein MRRILSPLAGLAVLCLAALCLPPAAAADEAPPWRTGVSLLGDLKHPGPFDHFDYVNPDAPKGGRVRQAVPGSYDNFNPVPPKGVSAMGLDGVYQTLMAPALDEPSSEYGEIAEALRYPADYSSVTYRLNPKARWNDGQPVTPEDVVWSFEVQKQNNPRWGYYYKDVTKAEKTGEREVTFTFDTKGNRELPQIVGQLTVLPKHWWLANGPDGKPRDVTKTSLEAPLGSGPYRIKRFDAGHTVVYERVKDWWGTDLPTAKGQYNFDEMRYDYYLNAQQLPDFFKSDSYDFRLENIAANWATLYGDDVAPIKQGRIVKQDFPSTSSGRMQAFIFNLRRPKFQDRRVRQALNDVFDFEEMNRTLFYGLYTRIDSYFAGLDLASSGLPQGEELAILDSVKDKVPPEVFTTPYTNPVNGTDENRRANFRAALDLFKQAGWEIRDRKLVNAKTGEPMKFEILIDNEAFTRVALVYQQALKRIGIDVDIRLVDDSQLQQRQDNRDFDMMVYLWGESQSPGNEQREYWGSAAADRPASQNLMGIKDPAVDALIDRVVYAKDRPELVAATRALDRVLLAGDYLVPMWRSPVWHTLRWDRFGQPATLPSQSPTGGFPDVWWYDPAKVAKVGPGR, from the coding sequence ATGCGCCGTATCCTCTCGCCTCTCGCCGGCCTCGCCGTTCTCTGTCTCGCCGCCCTCTGCCTGCCGCCGGCCGCCGCCGCCGACGAGGCGCCGCCCTGGCGCACGGGCGTCTCGCTGCTGGGCGACCTCAAGCATCCCGGGCCGTTCGACCATTTCGACTATGTGAACCCCGATGCGCCCAAGGGCGGGCGGGTGCGCCAGGCGGTGCCCGGCTCCTACGACAATTTCAACCCGGTGCCGCCCAAGGGCGTGTCCGCCATGGGGCTCGACGGCGTCTACCAGACGCTGATGGCGCCGGCGCTGGACGAGCCCTCCTCCGAATATGGCGAGATCGCCGAGGCGCTGCGCTACCCCGCCGACTATTCCTCCGTCACCTACCGCCTCAACCCCAAGGCGCGCTGGAACGACGGGCAGCCGGTGACGCCGGAGGACGTCGTGTGGTCCTTCGAGGTGCAGAAGCAGAACAATCCGCGCTGGGGCTACTACTACAAGGACGTGACCAAGGCCGAGAAGACCGGCGAGCGCGAGGTGACGTTCACCTTCGACACCAAGGGCAATCGCGAGCTGCCGCAGATCGTCGGCCAGCTCACCGTGCTGCCGAAGCATTGGTGGCTCGCCAACGGGCCGGACGGCAAGCCGCGCGACGTCACCAAGACGAGCCTTGAGGCCCCGCTCGGCTCCGGGCCCTACCGCATCAAGCGGTTCGATGCCGGGCACACCGTCGTCTATGAGCGCGTGAAGGATTGGTGGGGGACCGACCTGCCGACCGCCAAGGGCCAGTATAATTTCGACGAGATGCGCTACGATTATTACCTCAACGCCCAGCAGCTGCCGGACTTCTTCAAGAGCGATTCCTATGATTTCCGCCTGGAGAACATCGCGGCGAACTGGGCGACGCTCTATGGCGACGATGTCGCGCCGATCAAGCAGGGCCGCATCGTCAAGCAGGATTTCCCGAGCACGTCGTCCGGCCGCATGCAGGCCTTCATCTTCAATCTGCGCCGGCCGAAATTCCAGGATCGGCGCGTAAGGCAGGCCCTCAACGACGTCTTCGATTTCGAGGAGATGAACCGCACTCTGTTCTACGGGCTCTACACCCGCATCGATTCCTATTTCGCCGGGCTGGACCTCGCTTCGAGCGGTCTGCCGCAGGGCGAGGAACTCGCCATCCTGGACAGCGTGAAGGACAAGGTGCCGCCCGAGGTGTTCACCACGCCCTACACCAATCCCGTCAACGGCACCGACGAGAACCGCCGCGCCAATTTCCGCGCCGCGCTCGACCTGTTCAAGCAGGCGGGCTGGGAGATCCGCGACAGGAAGCTCGTCAACGCCAAGACCGGCGAGCCGATGAAGTTCGAGATCCTCATCGATAACGAGGCCTTCACCCGGGTGGCGCTCGTCTACCAGCAGGCGCTCAAGCGCATCGGCATCGACGTCGACATCCGCCTCGTCGACGATTCGCAGCTCCAGCAGCGCCAGGACAACCGCGACTTCGACATGATGGTCTATCTGTGGGGCGAATCGCAGTCGCCCGGCAACGAGCAGCGCGAATATTGGGGTTCGGCCGCCGCCGACCGGCCGGCCTCCCAGAACCTGATGGGGATCAAGGATCCGGCGGTCGACGCCCTGATCGACCGCGTCGTCTACGCCAAGGACCGGCCCGAACTGGTCGCCGCCACCAGGGCGCTCGACCGCGTCCTGCTGGCGGGCGACTATCTCGTGCCGATGTGGCGCTCGCCCGTCTGGCACACGCTGCGCTGGGACCGCTTCGGCCAGCCGGCGACGCTGCCCTCCCAGAGCCCGACCGGCGGCTTCCCGGACGTCTGGTGGTACGATCCGGCCAAGGTCGCCAAGGTGGGGCCGGGACGGTGA